A window of Tursiops truncatus isolate mTurTru1 chromosome 8, mTurTru1.mat.Y, whole genome shotgun sequence contains these coding sequences:
- the MRPL17 gene encoding large ribosomal subunit protein bL17m — protein MRLSVAAAISHGRVFRRLGLGPESRIHLLQNLLTGLVRHERIEASWARVDELRGYAEKLIDYGKLGDTNERAMRMADFWLTEKDLIPKLFHVLAPRYQGQNGGYTRMLQIPNRNKQDRAKMAVIEYKGNCLPPLPLPHRDSNLTLLNQLLQGLRKDQEASTHSSHTVQTPEI, from the exons ATGCGGCTGTCGGTCGCCGCTGCCATTTCTCACGGCCGCGTATTCCGCCGCCTGGGCCTTGGTCCCGAATCCCGCATCCACCTGCTGCAGAACTTGCTCACGGGACTGGTGCGACACGAACGCATCGAGGCGTCATGGGCACGCGTGGACGAGCTGAGGGGCTACGCGGAGAAG CTCATCGACTATGGGAAGCTGGGAGACACCAACGAACGAGCCATGCGCATGGCTGACTTCTGGCTCACG GAGAAAGACTTGATCCCAAAGCTGTTTCACGTACTGGCCCCTCGGTACCAAGGTCAGAATGGGGGCTACACGAGAATGCTGCAGATCCCAAACCGGAATAAGCAGGATCGGGCCAAGATGGCAGTGATCGAGTATAAAGGGAACTGCCTtccacccctgccccttcctcacaGAGACAGCAACCTCACACTCCTAAACCAGCTGCTTCAGGGGCTGCGGAAGGATCAGGAAGCAAGCACCCACAGCTCCCACACAGTTCAAACACCAGAGATTTAA